A single region of the Eleginops maclovinus isolate JMC-PN-2008 ecotype Puerto Natales chromosome 16, JC_Emac_rtc_rv5, whole genome shotgun sequence genome encodes:
- the camsap3 gene encoding calmodulin-regulated spectrin-associated protein 3 isoform X2 yields MVDSPTMRKTFVVPDIKPLDLYDCTKAKICASVGWLLAKSYGSAENVAAELRDPFYCDQYEQEHLKPPVTRLLQSSELYCRTYSLLLGAGAEAKPKDNVALLQLLTQRGIVSKDKDTPVTDADLRHKPIKMSAHLAVIDALMAVGAMETVTAVKTCGSAELLGGASSWEEALLHWVNGINQELREKTEETQSDTSQAIMEPQPVQPSLRYRKDKIQSKQKPIFPVVNEVKDLSSGCAVAAVIHYYCPGLLRLEDVCMKESMSSAESLYNLQVIHEFCDSCLKSCCNLALEDMLYTPQELKLNWLSFLAELLSWFVIQRPEFVQPIDTLDGSTPATPNRLSGNSTSPSIFKKPFLPISSPASEGAGKTWSKKPLSRPLSAVSFSIPFGLDSDVDIVMGNPVITRSMSSDQLNPAGQHMTRVPYTPPEDLSHLLSKPPGSNGPQRASWATQNPTIPRVAEENGLPASEAEELPTIEEALQIIHNDSKMEPRLHPDGAPDGFYLHSPDDPASSRHNIKSAPISCSAPTRSGMMYRPTGESREPNRTRNTSECSRDDDSVLRDGSVDSDASEDLPKAQSTPSTPAASAHSVGGHGKEGSDSGVKMTSFAERKKKHVMDSPKANDPSPSQQTTTWAQKSDESPSKSPQLSNEMSELGTRLEEKRKAIEAQKKRIEAIFAKHRQRLGKSAFLQLKKEQREDEAEGEGGNGQISTSSTEEELSHLTLEESLTRMEEEEQKEKSERRPSVEDDANVKGGLQSNKQISHSKEKAGTPGEKGSGTPGEKTVAPLGDYNNAVSKLTAALNSLQSDMQRLTEQQSHLVNKKTLPSSNKSWVIPAIPKTSTPAHTRPSRESTRDLNSASSSPSPSRKITHYTTPPKSPKIQRRAQSVPPKSPKHHQHSRPTDVKVPTISRVITAPQNVDRIPHLRRVSPWQSHDQTLSSFSIGDSDGQDELRSSGPPPVPTPTLTPIPPPTLTPRPATDDTLSEVGSNDDHSIFSMELEAGPSHGPLARKEGFAHGGYSSGAPSECSFESDVPAGVLNGKRSSLIEISLSALRGDGEEDDQVPDAFSDSVSDRTEPESKGGVGFFFKDDKERTDDEMAQRRAAFLEKQQKRAEEMKRRKLEQEKEKESNKPQWMTIEGWGNKNEDRPQTPGTPPASDTPPGEGTPHRRGDFTRQEYERRHQLKIMEDLDKVLRQKPTTVRGVKKQRPKTMFRDDSVLSHSPAKGLMGTRLNKVYSHSTMNLSSMANDSGGLSVRKSPSRSHSPSRLMSPRRTSAHNGEKDWENGSTISSAASIPEYTGPKLYKEPSFKSNKFIIHNAITRCCLAGKVNEAQKNKIVEEMETSMANHFLILFRDASCQFRAVYTMNPETEEMVRLTGIGPRLIAPEMVESIYKYSSDRKQFTAIPSKTMSMSVDAFTIPGHFWQKRPGTPKKLGTPK; encoded by the exons ATGGTGGACTCTCCTACCATGAGGAAGACTTTTGTGGTGCCAGACATAAAGCCTTTGGATTTGTATGACTGTACTAAAGCAAAAATATGCGCAAGTGTTGGATGGCTTCTGGCAAAGTCCTACGGCAGTGCAG AGAATGTTGCCGCAGAGCTGCGTGACCCCTTCTACTGTGACCAGTATGAGCAGGAGCACCTTAAACCCCCAGTCACGCGCCTCCTGCAGTCCTCGGAGCTTTACTGCCGAACCTACAGTCTACTACTGGGGGCTGGAGCCGAGGCAAAGCCTAAAGACAACGTCGCCCTACTGCAGCTCCTCACTCAGAGAGGCATAGTCTCCAAAGACAAGGACACACCAGTGACTGATGCAGACCTCCGACACAAGCCCATCAAAATG AGTGCTCATCTGGCAGTGATAGATGCCCTGATGGCCGTGGGAGCCATGGAGACGGTGACTGCGGTGAAGACATGTGGTTCTGCCGAGCTCCTGGGTGGAGCCTCCAGCTGGGAAGAGGCTCTGCTTCATTGGGTTAATGGG ATAAATCAGGAATTAAgagaaaaaactgaagaaaccCAGAGTGACACATCTCAGGCCATTATGGAGCCCCAACCTGTTCAACCCTCT ctCCGCTACAGGAAGGATAAAATACAGTCCAAACAAAAGCCAATCTTTCCAGTGGTGAATGAAGTCAAGGATCTGTCCAGTGGTtgtgctgttgctgctgtcatACATTATTATTGCCCTGGCCTGCTAAGACTTGAAG ATGTTTGTATGAAGGAGTCCATGTCATCAGCAGAGAGCCTCTACAACCTGCAGGTCATCCATGAATTCTGTGACAGCTGCCTGAAGAGCTGCTGTAACTTAGCACTGGAGGACATGCTGTACACCCCACAAGAGCTTAAG CTCAACTGGCTGAGCTTCTTAGCAGAACTGCTTAGCTGGTTTGTAATACAAAGGCCAGAATTTGTTCAGCCAATAGACACGTTGG ATGGATCCACACCTGCAACACCAAATCGTTTGAGTGGCAACAG TACCTCGCCTTCTATCTTCAAGAAGCCTTTCCTTCCCATCTCTTCTCCTGCATCAG AAGGAGCTGGAAAGACATGGAGTAAGAAACCTCTCAG CCGCCCTCTGTCGGCAGTGTCCTTCAGCATTCCCTTTGGCTTGGACAGTGATGTAGACATTGTGATGGGCAACCCTGTTATAACACGCTCCATGAGCTCAGACCAACTCAACCCAGCAGGCCAACACATGACGCGGGTGCCCTACACTCCTCCTGAAGACCTCAGCCATTTACTGAGCAAACCCCCTGGCTCCAATGGACCACAGAGAGCTTCATGGGCCACCCAAAATCCCACTATCCCAAGGGTGGCAGAGGAGAATGGCCTTCCAGCAAGTGAAGCGGAAGAGCTGCCAACCATTGAAGAGGCTCTTCAAATTATCCACAACGATAGCAAGATGGAGCCTCGTTTACACCCTGATGGTGCTCCTGATGGCTTTTATCTCCACTCTCCTGATGACCCTGCAAGTTCTAGGCATAACATAAAATCAGCACCCATCAGCTGCTCTGCCCCTACACGCTCAGGAATGATGTACCGGCCCACTGGAGAGTCCCGGGAGCCCAATCGCACCAGAAATACCTCTGAATGTTCAAGAGATGATGACTCGGTCTTGAGAGACGGCAGTGTGGACTCAGACGCATCAGAAGACTTGCCTAAGGCCCAGTCCACTCCATCCACACCAGCTGCTAGTGCACACTCTGTCGGAGGCCATGGCAAAGAGGGGTCGGATAGTGGCGTGAAGATGACCAGCTTTGCAGAACGGAAAAAGAAGCATGTTATGGATTCTCCAAAAGCCAATGATCCCTCTCCTTCTCAGCAAACGACCACTTGGGCACAAAAGTCTGATGAAAGTCCCAGTAAGAGCCCACAACTCAGTAATGAAATGTCTGAGCTGGGAACTCGGCTTGAAGAAAAGCGAAAGGCCATCGAAGCCCAGAAGAAACGCATTGAGGCTATTTTTGCAAAGCACCGTCAAAGACTAGGGAAAAGTGCCTTTCTGCAGTTAAAAAAGGAGCAGCGTGAGGACGAAGctgaaggggagggagggaatgGCCAGATCAGTACCTCATCCACAGAGGAAGAGCTCTCTCACTTGACACTGGAAGAAAGTTTAACTCGaatggaagaggaagagcaaaaagaaaagagtgaaAGGCGCCCCTCAGTGGAAGATGACGCAAATGTCAAAGGAGGACTTCAGTCAAATAAACAGATCAGCCACTCCAAAGAAAAGGCTGGTACACCAGGAGAGAAGGGTTCTGGGACTCCTGGGGAGAAAACGGTAGCTCCACTAGGCGACTATAACAATGCTGTTTCAAAGCTGACTGCAGCTCTTAACTCGCTGCAAAGTGACATGCAGCGGctgacagagcagcagagcCACCTAGTCAATAAGAAAACTTTACCTTCTAGCAACAAATCCTGGGTTATTCCAGCCATCCCTAAAACTTCAACTCCAGCCCATACACGTCCGTCGCGGGAATCCACCCGAGATTTAAATTCAGCCTCCTCTTCGCCCTCTCCATCCCGCAAAATTACACACTACACCACTCCTCCTAAGTCCCCGAAAATCCAACGTAGAGCCCAATCTGTTCCCCCTAAAAGCCCCAAACACCACCAACACAGTCGTCCCACGGATGTTAAGGTCCCTACCATCTCAAGGGTTATCACCGCCCCTCAAAATGTGGACCGAATCCCCCACCTTCGTCGTGTAAGTCCCTGGCAATCCCACGACCAGACTTTGTCCTCCTTCTCCATTGGTGACTCTGACGGCCAAGACGAGCTGCGCTCATCTGGACCCCCTCCTGTACCCACACCAACACTGACTCCAATACCACCTCCTACCCTGACTCCCCGTCCAGCCACAGATGACACACTGTCAGAGGTGGGCTCCAATGACGATCATAGTATATTTAGCATGGAACTGGAGGCTGGGCCCTCGCATGGTCCTTTGGCTCGGAAGGAAGGGTTTGCACATGGAGGCTACAGCTCTGGTGCACCATCAGAATGCTCCTTCGAGAGTGACGTCCCTGCAGGGGTGTTGAATGGTAAACGCAGTAGCCTGATCGAGATCTCGCTGTCTGCCCTGCGAGGAGATGGGGAGGAGGATGACCAAGTGCCTGATGCGTTCTCTGACTCTGTAAGTGACCGGACGGAGCCAGAGTCAAAAGGAGGTGTTGGTTTCTTTTTCAAG GATGACAAGGAGCGAACAGATGATGAGATGGCCCAGAGACGAGCAGCTTTTTTGGAGAAACAGCAGAAGAGAGCAGAAGAGATGAAAAGACGCAAACTtgaacaggaaaaagaaaaagaatcaaA CAAACCTCAGTGGATGACTATTGAGGGCTGGGGGAATAAGAATGAGGACAGGCCCCAGACTCCAGGCACCCCTCCAGCATCAGACACCCCACCCGGCGAGGGGACTCCCCACCGCAGAGGGGACTTCACAAGGCAGGAGTATGAGAGGAGACATCAGCTAAAGATCATGGAAGACTTGGACAAGGTGCTGAGGCAGAAACCCACCACGGTTCGAGGTGTCAAGAAGCAGAGGCCCAAGACTATGTTCAGAGATGACTCTGTCCTCTCCCATAGCCCTGCCAAAGGTTTAATGG GCACCAGGCTGAATAAGGTGTACTCACACTCAACCATGAACCTGTCTTCCATGGCTAATGACTCTGGAGGCCTGAGTGTCAGGAAGTCTCCCAG CCGGTCACATTCTCCCTCTCGGCTAATGTCACCAAGAAGAACAAGTGCTCACAACGGAGAGAAGGACTGGGAGAATGGCTCCACTATTTCATCAGCTGCCTCAATCCCAGAATACACAG GCCCAAAGCTTTACAAGGAGCCTAGTTTTAAGTCCAATAAGTTCATCATCCATAACGCTATCACCCGCTGCTGCCTGGCCGGCAAGGTCAATGAGGCTCAGAAAAACAAGATTGTAGAG gaaatGGAGACGAGCATGGCCAACCACTTCCTCATCCTCTTCAGAGATGCCAGCTGCCAGTTCCGAGCAGTTTACACCATGAACCCTGAAACTGAGGAGATGGTGCGGCTCACTGGCATCGGCCCCCGGTTAATCGCACCTGAGATGGTTGAGTCCATCTACAAGTACAGCTCTGATCGCAAACAGTTCACTGCCATCCCGTCCAAAACTATGTCCATGAGTGTTGACGCCTTCACCATCCCTGGTCACTTTTGGCAAAAGCGCCCTGGAACTCCCAAGAAGCTTGGAACCCCAAAATAA
- the camsap3 gene encoding calmodulin-regulated spectrin-associated protein 3 isoform X1, translated as MVDSPTMRKTFVVPDIKPLDLYDCTKAKICASVGWLLAKSYGSAENVAAELRDPFYCDQYEQEHLKPPVTRLLQSSELYCRTYSLLLGAGAEAKPKDNVALLQLLTQRGIVSKDKDTPVTDADLRHKPIKMSAHLAVIDALMAVGAMETVTAVKTCGSAELLGGASSWEEALLHWVNGINQELREKTEETQSDTSQAIMEPQPVQPSLRYRKDKIQSKQKPIFPVVNEVKDLSSGCAVAAVIHYYCPGLLRLEDVCMKESMSSAESLYNLQVIHEFCDSCLKSCCNLALEDMLYTPQELKLNWLSFLAELLSWFVIQRPEFVQPIDTLDGSTPATPNRLSGNSTSPSIFKKPFLPISSPASGSLTQSTSMSHIEGAGKTWSKKPLSRPLSAVSFSIPFGLDSDVDIVMGNPVITRSMSSDQLNPAGQHMTRVPYTPPEDLSHLLSKPPGSNGPQRASWATQNPTIPRVAEENGLPASEAEELPTIEEALQIIHNDSKMEPRLHPDGAPDGFYLHSPDDPASSRHNIKSAPISCSAPTRSGMMYRPTGESREPNRTRNTSECSRDDDSVLRDGSVDSDASEDLPKAQSTPSTPAASAHSVGGHGKEGSDSGVKMTSFAERKKKHVMDSPKANDPSPSQQTTTWAQKSDESPSKSPQLSNEMSELGTRLEEKRKAIEAQKKRIEAIFAKHRQRLGKSAFLQLKKEQREDEAEGEGGNGQISTSSTEEELSHLTLEESLTRMEEEEQKEKSERRPSVEDDANVKGGLQSNKQISHSKEKAGTPGEKGSGTPGEKTVAPLGDYNNAVSKLTAALNSLQSDMQRLTEQQSHLVNKKTLPSSNKSWVIPAIPKTSTPAHTRPSRESTRDLNSASSSPSPSRKITHYTTPPKSPKIQRRAQSVPPKSPKHHQHSRPTDVKVPTISRVITAPQNVDRIPHLRRVSPWQSHDQTLSSFSIGDSDGQDELRSSGPPPVPTPTLTPIPPPTLTPRPATDDTLSEVGSNDDHSIFSMELEAGPSHGPLARKEGFAHGGYSSGAPSECSFESDVPAGVLNGKRSSLIEISLSALRGDGEEDDQVPDAFSDSVSDRTEPESKGGVGFFFKDDKERTDDEMAQRRAAFLEKQQKRAEEMKRRKLEQEKEKESNKPQWMTIEGWGNKNEDRPQTPGTPPASDTPPGEGTPHRRGDFTRQEYERRHQLKIMEDLDKVLRQKPTTVRGVKKQRPKTMFRDDSVLSHSPAKGLMGTRLNKVYSHSTMNLSSMANDSGGLSVRKSPSRSHSPSRLMSPRRTSAHNGEKDWENGSTISSAASIPEYTGPKLYKEPSFKSNKFIIHNAITRCCLAGKVNEAQKNKIVEEMETSMANHFLILFRDASCQFRAVYTMNPETEEMVRLTGIGPRLIAPEMVESIYKYSSDRKQFTAIPSKTMSMSVDAFTIPGHFWQKRPGTPKKLGTPK; from the exons ATGGTGGACTCTCCTACCATGAGGAAGACTTTTGTGGTGCCAGACATAAAGCCTTTGGATTTGTATGACTGTACTAAAGCAAAAATATGCGCAAGTGTTGGATGGCTTCTGGCAAAGTCCTACGGCAGTGCAG AGAATGTTGCCGCAGAGCTGCGTGACCCCTTCTACTGTGACCAGTATGAGCAGGAGCACCTTAAACCCCCAGTCACGCGCCTCCTGCAGTCCTCGGAGCTTTACTGCCGAACCTACAGTCTACTACTGGGGGCTGGAGCCGAGGCAAAGCCTAAAGACAACGTCGCCCTACTGCAGCTCCTCACTCAGAGAGGCATAGTCTCCAAAGACAAGGACACACCAGTGACTGATGCAGACCTCCGACACAAGCCCATCAAAATG AGTGCTCATCTGGCAGTGATAGATGCCCTGATGGCCGTGGGAGCCATGGAGACGGTGACTGCGGTGAAGACATGTGGTTCTGCCGAGCTCCTGGGTGGAGCCTCCAGCTGGGAAGAGGCTCTGCTTCATTGGGTTAATGGG ATAAATCAGGAATTAAgagaaaaaactgaagaaaccCAGAGTGACACATCTCAGGCCATTATGGAGCCCCAACCTGTTCAACCCTCT ctCCGCTACAGGAAGGATAAAATACAGTCCAAACAAAAGCCAATCTTTCCAGTGGTGAATGAAGTCAAGGATCTGTCCAGTGGTtgtgctgttgctgctgtcatACATTATTATTGCCCTGGCCTGCTAAGACTTGAAG ATGTTTGTATGAAGGAGTCCATGTCATCAGCAGAGAGCCTCTACAACCTGCAGGTCATCCATGAATTCTGTGACAGCTGCCTGAAGAGCTGCTGTAACTTAGCACTGGAGGACATGCTGTACACCCCACAAGAGCTTAAG CTCAACTGGCTGAGCTTCTTAGCAGAACTGCTTAGCTGGTTTGTAATACAAAGGCCAGAATTTGTTCAGCCAATAGACACGTTGG ATGGATCCACACCTGCAACACCAAATCGTTTGAGTGGCAACAG TACCTCGCCTTCTATCTTCAAGAAGCCTTTCCTTCCCATCTCTTCTCCTGCATCAG GATCTTTGACTCAGTCTACCTCAATGTCTCATATAGAAGGAGCTGGAAAGACATGGAGTAAGAAACCTCTCAG CCGCCCTCTGTCGGCAGTGTCCTTCAGCATTCCCTTTGGCTTGGACAGTGATGTAGACATTGTGATGGGCAACCCTGTTATAACACGCTCCATGAGCTCAGACCAACTCAACCCAGCAGGCCAACACATGACGCGGGTGCCCTACACTCCTCCTGAAGACCTCAGCCATTTACTGAGCAAACCCCCTGGCTCCAATGGACCACAGAGAGCTTCATGGGCCACCCAAAATCCCACTATCCCAAGGGTGGCAGAGGAGAATGGCCTTCCAGCAAGTGAAGCGGAAGAGCTGCCAACCATTGAAGAGGCTCTTCAAATTATCCACAACGATAGCAAGATGGAGCCTCGTTTACACCCTGATGGTGCTCCTGATGGCTTTTATCTCCACTCTCCTGATGACCCTGCAAGTTCTAGGCATAACATAAAATCAGCACCCATCAGCTGCTCTGCCCCTACACGCTCAGGAATGATGTACCGGCCCACTGGAGAGTCCCGGGAGCCCAATCGCACCAGAAATACCTCTGAATGTTCAAGAGATGATGACTCGGTCTTGAGAGACGGCAGTGTGGACTCAGACGCATCAGAAGACTTGCCTAAGGCCCAGTCCACTCCATCCACACCAGCTGCTAGTGCACACTCTGTCGGAGGCCATGGCAAAGAGGGGTCGGATAGTGGCGTGAAGATGACCAGCTTTGCAGAACGGAAAAAGAAGCATGTTATGGATTCTCCAAAAGCCAATGATCCCTCTCCTTCTCAGCAAACGACCACTTGGGCACAAAAGTCTGATGAAAGTCCCAGTAAGAGCCCACAACTCAGTAATGAAATGTCTGAGCTGGGAACTCGGCTTGAAGAAAAGCGAAAGGCCATCGAAGCCCAGAAGAAACGCATTGAGGCTATTTTTGCAAAGCACCGTCAAAGACTAGGGAAAAGTGCCTTTCTGCAGTTAAAAAAGGAGCAGCGTGAGGACGAAGctgaaggggagggagggaatgGCCAGATCAGTACCTCATCCACAGAGGAAGAGCTCTCTCACTTGACACTGGAAGAAAGTTTAACTCGaatggaagaggaagagcaaaaagaaaagagtgaaAGGCGCCCCTCAGTGGAAGATGACGCAAATGTCAAAGGAGGACTTCAGTCAAATAAACAGATCAGCCACTCCAAAGAAAAGGCTGGTACACCAGGAGAGAAGGGTTCTGGGACTCCTGGGGAGAAAACGGTAGCTCCACTAGGCGACTATAACAATGCTGTTTCAAAGCTGACTGCAGCTCTTAACTCGCTGCAAAGTGACATGCAGCGGctgacagagcagcagagcCACCTAGTCAATAAGAAAACTTTACCTTCTAGCAACAAATCCTGGGTTATTCCAGCCATCCCTAAAACTTCAACTCCAGCCCATACACGTCCGTCGCGGGAATCCACCCGAGATTTAAATTCAGCCTCCTCTTCGCCCTCTCCATCCCGCAAAATTACACACTACACCACTCCTCCTAAGTCCCCGAAAATCCAACGTAGAGCCCAATCTGTTCCCCCTAAAAGCCCCAAACACCACCAACACAGTCGTCCCACGGATGTTAAGGTCCCTACCATCTCAAGGGTTATCACCGCCCCTCAAAATGTGGACCGAATCCCCCACCTTCGTCGTGTAAGTCCCTGGCAATCCCACGACCAGACTTTGTCCTCCTTCTCCATTGGTGACTCTGACGGCCAAGACGAGCTGCGCTCATCTGGACCCCCTCCTGTACCCACACCAACACTGACTCCAATACCACCTCCTACCCTGACTCCCCGTCCAGCCACAGATGACACACTGTCAGAGGTGGGCTCCAATGACGATCATAGTATATTTAGCATGGAACTGGAGGCTGGGCCCTCGCATGGTCCTTTGGCTCGGAAGGAAGGGTTTGCACATGGAGGCTACAGCTCTGGTGCACCATCAGAATGCTCCTTCGAGAGTGACGTCCCTGCAGGGGTGTTGAATGGTAAACGCAGTAGCCTGATCGAGATCTCGCTGTCTGCCCTGCGAGGAGATGGGGAGGAGGATGACCAAGTGCCTGATGCGTTCTCTGACTCTGTAAGTGACCGGACGGAGCCAGAGTCAAAAGGAGGTGTTGGTTTCTTTTTCAAG GATGACAAGGAGCGAACAGATGATGAGATGGCCCAGAGACGAGCAGCTTTTTTGGAGAAACAGCAGAAGAGAGCAGAAGAGATGAAAAGACGCAAACTtgaacaggaaaaagaaaaagaatcaaA CAAACCTCAGTGGATGACTATTGAGGGCTGGGGGAATAAGAATGAGGACAGGCCCCAGACTCCAGGCACCCCTCCAGCATCAGACACCCCACCCGGCGAGGGGACTCCCCACCGCAGAGGGGACTTCACAAGGCAGGAGTATGAGAGGAGACATCAGCTAAAGATCATGGAAGACTTGGACAAGGTGCTGAGGCAGAAACCCACCACGGTTCGAGGTGTCAAGAAGCAGAGGCCCAAGACTATGTTCAGAGATGACTCTGTCCTCTCCCATAGCCCTGCCAAAGGTTTAATGG GCACCAGGCTGAATAAGGTGTACTCACACTCAACCATGAACCTGTCTTCCATGGCTAATGACTCTGGAGGCCTGAGTGTCAGGAAGTCTCCCAG CCGGTCACATTCTCCCTCTCGGCTAATGTCACCAAGAAGAACAAGTGCTCACAACGGAGAGAAGGACTGGGAGAATGGCTCCACTATTTCATCAGCTGCCTCAATCCCAGAATACACAG GCCCAAAGCTTTACAAGGAGCCTAGTTTTAAGTCCAATAAGTTCATCATCCATAACGCTATCACCCGCTGCTGCCTGGCCGGCAAGGTCAATGAGGCTCAGAAAAACAAGATTGTAGAG gaaatGGAGACGAGCATGGCCAACCACTTCCTCATCCTCTTCAGAGATGCCAGCTGCCAGTTCCGAGCAGTTTACACCATGAACCCTGAAACTGAGGAGATGGTGCGGCTCACTGGCATCGGCCCCCGGTTAATCGCACCTGAGATGGTTGAGTCCATCTACAAGTACAGCTCTGATCGCAAACAGTTCACTGCCATCCCGTCCAAAACTATGTCCATGAGTGTTGACGCCTTCACCATCCCTGGTCACTTTTGGCAAAAGCGCCCTGGAACTCCCAAGAAGCTTGGAACCCCAAAATAA